In the Zingiber officinale cultivar Zhangliang chromosome 5A, Zo_v1.1, whole genome shotgun sequence genome, CCACACCCTGTAAAACAATCACAAGATCTTACTACCAAAACAAATAAGTTAACATCATTGGTTATATACCTTAAGATCTGAAGAGAGTAACAGTAGCTATATGCCCGTTCTTCATGATCTGATGACAAGAGAAAGCTGAGTTTTAAACTAAAAGAAAGTTTGTGTAATTGATGTAAAAGAGGTAAAATTTGACGACTGCAAACACTTACCTCAAAAGCAACATTTGGGTATCCATAGACAAAAGTTGATCCAAATGGGCTGTTCATTGAACCCTGAGTCTGGATTGCGGCCGGGCCACTATCTCCGAGAATCTCCTACATAACAAAACATTCAATTGTAGTTTCCTAGTTCTTAACATCAAGATCCTACTTCAATTGATGGAGATAGAAAGAAAGAATTTATGATTATTTGTTTACAGAGTGGTTTTCTCAACTGTGACCATAATAACATGTGAGGATCAAGCTCAAAATCTCTTTATATCCATGAAAATTTGAGGATCGTAATGGTCACTTTCTGAAAACTATGAAGATATATTAGTTCTGTAAGCTAAATCTCATTTGCTTACTATATCAATGTCCAAAGGAATTAGAATATCGGCCCGGCCctacggaagttttccaccggctAGGCGGCCACTGGATAAATCCGAGAAGCACAGTGGCCTAACAATCACAATTGGACTTTTGACAATTAACCTCAAATGCTCCTATTGGTGCCACTATTGCCTTGCCCTTGCTGGGAATTAGAACTTATATTTGCAAAAATGAAGATTGCAAAATCAAACTGTGTTGAGATTTTTTTGTAGTTATTAACCAAACTACATCCTGTTTCAAACACAAGCCCGAATTGATCCTTCCAAGAGATTTCAGTATAACAAACGGATTCACATTTTACATAAATATTTGGACTGTTAACTAATTTTTCAATGCAACAGAATCATGATTAATTAGAAGCATTAGAGAGTTTGCACATGCAAATAACTTccccacaaaaaaaaaaaaaaaaaaaaaaaaaaaaaaagacagcccgatgcacgaagctccccGCCATACAGGAtccagggaaggatccattgtacgcagcattaccctgctttttgtaagagactgtttccaggattcgaacccgtgaccttttggtcacatggcaacaactttaccattgcgccaaggctccccttcaacttCCCCACAACAGTTTAGAAAAAAATGGGGGAAAAACAGAGATTGCATGTTAAATAACCCTTACACAGCATTGAAttcatagagaacaaaacatacTGGTAAACTCAGTTATTTCAGAAAGCAGATACTGTAAAAGCTCAGGATTCACTCTACCTTTATTTGTTCCCACTTTGTACTAGATGTAATACAGTTTTTAGTCATCTTTCCAATTTGAATTGTACCTTCAACTACAAATGTGAAATTTCATAAGTTATATAAAACTAATCCGATGTCATTTTGATATACAAAGTAATCAATACTTACCATCAGAATCATAGATAACAAAGTTGCATTTCATATAAGAATCAAAGTCGGAATGCCCAGGGAAATTTGTATGCAAAACAAACTTCTTGATTCTGTGAGTCTGCATATTGACATATATGTATTAATATTCTATACTAAGATAGTGTTAAGATGCCTTTGCTTGGAAAGAAACCCAAGAGATTTTCTAGAAAAAAGGACCTGTCCATCAAATAATATGTCCAGACCACGAGAGAAGTAATTGTAGAAGTAATCACCGCAAAGAGTGGTCCTTGGCCGAGGATCAGAAGCTGAGTGAATCACCATCTGATCGACCTAAATGCGAAAGGAAAATAATAGTAGTTTTGATAAAGTCAGTATCATCACAGTAAGTTTCAAGCTTCTAAACTCACCACAGAAAGTTTCATCTATTGAATTTTCAGAAATACAATTTCACTAGGCTATTGCAATATACTTGTACAGGAGCCTGGGTATCACTTTAGGCACATTTAAATATCCAACCATTCACTAAGCGTGAGAATAATCATATCTTAGCGGATGCTATCTATTTACAAGGACTTATAACTCTAGTATCATGCGTAAAAGGGATGTGCTAGGCATAGTTTCACTTAGGCCATCTACAGGGGGAAAAAAGATCTTCAAATGACTTCCAGGGAACTATGCAATGCAAGCAACCTAAAATGCAATGCAAGCTACCTAAAATGTAATGAAAATCTAAACTGGCAACTTTCTTCCAGTAGGTTGTCAGCTCCAATCCAAACTAGTTCTATAGTTTGGCACAGGTAGAAATAATTTACTTCATAAAGAAAAATCTGAAGAACATCCATGATATGCAAAGAACAACaacctatagatcttttcttaTTTATGCAATATGAAACTCCAACTGAGGATTAGAGTTTTGTCCCTCTTCCTACTCAACTAAAAGAAAAAAACAACTGTTAATTGGGCGTGTAAAATTTTTCCAAACACTAGTTCCTATAAGGTAGTAGTACTCAAGGGTTCAGAATAGTAAAGCTCAAGAAAAGGATATCCGAACTGTAGAATCATTCACCTGCTTCTGATAGATTCCACAAGGAGGTCCAAGCTCAGTCCAGATATCCTACAAAAATCATAAGAATTTGTAAGTCATGGAAACACATTTGAGTGAAACTGCGATAAAACTTTGCAATTTATTGAGGAAAATAGAGATGTGTAGGGGGCATGTCAGAAAGAAGTGGCTGAGTGTAATATAGCAGCAATATTTCCACTAGAGATGATGGGAGATAATTTAAGGAAGCATACCACAACTATcagagaaaggaaaaataaacttacCTGTGGTGATGCACCAAAAGGAATATGCTGACCTCCAACAGTGAACCATAATTCCTCTCCAAGCTGCAGACAAGGAACAAGAAAAAAGGAAGCTCATTTATGGGGAATTTACAAAAATGGATCAATATTTAGAATTTCAACATCTTTTCAATCCACATATTCAACAAAGAAATGAATGTCACTAGTGGTGGTGGAATGTTTTAGAATTGCACAAATAAAGCCAAAACAAGAAACTTAAGTAATAACATGTTATTGATGTTCTAGAAGCATCACTTAGAAGCAATATCAAATTGGAGAGGGTCCAACTAAGACCGCATACTAACCTTAGCGTGCACTTCTTCCATGTATAGACTGCCAGCAGGCAATGGAGGGACTATAGCTTGGTCTAAAAGTGATCCTACACCAACCTTACTATCTGAAGAACCATCATATATGCAAACCCGGCATGCTACTGGAGTTGTTCCATCAGGAAATTCAAGAGGCAACTCAGTTGAAACTGAAACAATAAAAAAGAACTAAGGGAATCAATACAAAGTACTGACTTGAGGAACGTGACAAACATAAAAAaacaattaattgattaataccTTCTGCATTCTGGCAGCAATATGCATATTGGCTAGGGATAGGAAAAGCAAAGGACAATCCCTAACAACAAATCATTCATATAAGCAAACACTTCAAATAAACGCATAAAAAATGAAACCGAGGACATTAGACATACTGGGTAAAATAAGGTGTATGTCCCTCTATCTTTGTCATAAGTTCCAGGAAATGTAGGTCCAAAAAGTGTATATACTGCTACAAAAGTAGCAAGTGTAGAAGGGCCACTAagacaaaaagaaaaaataaaaaaataaaaatcagtaACATATTCACAAAAGAGTTATTAACCAATAGTGAGAATACAACAGACCCAATCAGAGACATCGCATATCGCATTTGCAACCGTTTGACATCATACACTTCAATAAGACGTAGCCTCTGCAAGATAATTAGAATAAAATTGCAGCAAGAATTCAAAAGGTGATAGATAAAGAAATGGAAATGGATAGTTAAATAAACACCAAACTAAAAATAGAATTAGGCATTTTTTAGTAAGGCTGACAACATTGAACATCCAAAAAACCCAAACCAAAAGCATGAATTACCAATCCCTAGAAGTGAAAAGACATGCATATGAAGATAATGACTCCACCACTATAtccaaaaaaaaatagttttttagatATCTggaattttttatttcattttaattgaCCCTGCagaaagttaaattatttttttaattacaataaattatttaactattatattatattagattgATTTGAAGTAACAGGAGAGAAGCAATTTCAACCCTACTTTATAGGCAATAACAGCTGATCATCTGGCATCATCTGCTCAAAAAAGGTATTGCAACCTGAATGAGTCAGGTTGAGGAATATATTACCTTTAGAACATGAGATGCTAGAGGATTGAGAAGACAATGCATATAGACTTTAGAAACAAAGGGCATAAAAGAAGGTTAAGCATCCAATAAAAAACCACACCTGTGACCAAGGATCAAAACGAATATGAAAACCATGATCAGGAAAGCTAATGACAATGTCCATGTTCAGGGGTTCCTGTAGCCATATAGAGACATGCACAAACAGTAAGATCCAAAGTAGTTTTATTGAGTTAAAATCTGCCATATGCTATGCCAAAGCTAAGTTAAACAAATAAACTTTCTGAGCTAACCATCCATGATTTAAAACATTGCACTTAGCAAATATGTCTCATCAGATGACAAGTTTCTTCTGCATAAACTTTCTGTCACTATAGCTTAAGTAGTAACTACAGAAAACAATGAATATCCAAAAAACAGATTCTCGGCGACATCTGATCAGCTTTCTCCATAGCAGCtaaattattagttttcctaaaGATTCCAATTGTTACAGTAGTTAAGACAAGTTGGGTGTTAGAGCTGACTTGATGTTGAGAAAATTGTGGGAGAACTCATCAAATCTAGATAATCTCTGAAATCTCACATAATTTGAAAGCCTCATCCATGAAAGTTATTGTTTGATTGTAGTTTTGCTCTTCAAGGGTTTGAGAGAAAGCATTTTGAATGATGAGAGCAATGGTGTATGGCTTATGAGTTTTTGGCTAAATTTGGTCTTCCCATTGATGGAATGCTTGCTTTACTGCAAAACATTTGAGAATATTTGTGCCGTAGGCACCCTGCTGAAATACAAATGATCGATCTTATCTCTGATCTTGTTTATTTACCTTTTCTAGTATTAGGGTTTTCTTggtattttcttcttcttgtcacTCCATTGGCAATTATAAAAGTgaaaatctctatttttttttccttttatcaaGAAATTCCATTTTCTATGAAAAGAACAATAAGTCAAGGAAAATCTCTATTTTCCCTTTATCATGTTTACATCTGAAaagaacaataaaaataaaaattattgtattttttaaattttatgctGAATAGTGAACACATAAGCCAATTACAATAAGAGAACACACTAACTTGGCCATACATACAACATATATCTATTAAAAATCCTTAACAACTAGGTAATAGTTTGTCTAGGTGAAACCAAACCAATAATTTTATCAAGTTTACAAACCAAAACTAAAGGATAAAGACAAACTGAATTGTTTGATTTGGGTTTGTTTGGTTTATTAGCTGGTTTAGATGCCCACGCCCAGCAAGCATAGGTATCTATCTAAATCCATCATTGCACAAACACCTACAAGAAGgagattatttaattttaactttaccTTTATTTTTTATGGCACAGTTCATTCCACAGCTTTGAACAGTTAAGGAAATGAACTGTTAACAAATGAGTCGAGATCAGATTAACATAATAGAAGATACAAATGCATACTAACCTCATCACAATACTTCGCATAGATGTCATCATAAATATTACGTTGAAGTTCCAACTGGGCAATTGCTTCATGCAAAGGCATGCCTAGATAAGATTGCACCACATCACACAAAGTATAAAGAAacagaaaatatagaaaaaaaaaatgaatgtgtCTGCATCAAGTCAAGTTAACAATATGTTTTCCATCTCAAAAAGGTCTTAAGAACACATGATATTTCTATTGAGCAAATAGGCATCTACGGCCAATGGACTAAAAACAAGTATTTTAACAAGAAATTGAGTTAAAATGGTTAACAAGATCATCAACTGTTTAACATGAAAATTGATAGGCCAATCAATCTTGTGTAGTGTGAGCAAAAAGTGATGGGCTGATGAGTAATGCATTCCTCTGTCAAACTTTACAAGTGTTATCCTGTTAAAACTGGTTGTTGAGGAATGACGAACCAAAGGGTTCCAGTCCCTAGCAAGAATTTTCTACTCGATCAATGCAAATACATCAGCAAACTTACTCTTTATTTCACATCTTTCTGCCAGGGCATTGATCGTATGAAAAGGGCAGTCCAGTGTAGAAATCCTGATTGCGTCAATGTATATGATCTTAAAGTTTAACTGAgcataaaattaattatactcAACAAGCCAATAAAATCACATGCCAGATGCTATTCTTTCCTAATTCAATCAAACGCAAAGTCCGACCGCCATCATAAAAAGGGGGTAATTTGATAGGAAATAAATTGAGCAACAGTGCTACATTTGGTACCGAAGCTATCAAAGCGACAAAAGCATGCTGTCAACACAGAGAGGGGGgaaagcaacaaaaaaaaaagtaaatttacTAAAAGttaaacaaaaaagaaaattcaATCGCCCAAAACAATTGAGATGCCCTAAGACGACGACTTGATCCATCGTTGAGAAATCAAGGGATGAAAACCCTACATAtcgaagaaataaagaaaaaaaaaatgatcaccAAGGGTAAAGGGCCCGATGCCAAGGCCCGGGCGAAGGTCAAGGGTGATGGCGCCCATGGCCGTGCCCTCGCACCTCCGCCTAGGAGCCGCCGACGCTCCCGATCTCGGTTGGTGCTGCAGATGCTGCATCACGACAGGCCGTGCCCTCGCCTCTTTCGCCTCCTTCCCTTCTCGATCCGGTCAATCTCCTTCCGTTCGTTGCGCCACGAAACTACCCAAGCAGAAGCCTCGGCACCACAGCGAAGCAACATTTCGTGTGCGCATATATTTCCGAGGACATTTTCACTCCCCTCTCAAAAGTTTATAAAATTTCTAAACTGCCATTCCTTCCTACAGGGATCATTCGTTATcaataaatatcatttaaaaaacATAACGAGGACTGGAATTGTTTttagatcttttttttttatttgtgtttatttacaaAAACAACCCTCTGttctttattttttgatttttagaCGAAGATTAAGTCTtttatatataaaagaataattcAAGCGAATGAgcgaaacaaaaattaaaatatttttaaaaataaaatcagtgATATTTACTTGTTTCTTTGTCACAATTCTCATGAGGCCcgttctttttcaaaatttatcaaaaacacATCCATAATTTAATTCCCAAAATATCCATCCATATCTTATCTTAGTGCGTCATTTAACTAAAGCTGCTCCAAATTGCTTTCAATTAGCTTCGATCAAAACAAAAGGATGGAAGAGCGAGAACAGATGCTCGTCAAATGGCAGTTCTTCAGGAACATTGCACAGCATATGTTCGTCAAAATCTTACACTGGTTGAAAGAAACGCAATACATGAGAATGGAATTGCTCAAGCTCAAAGAAACAAAACCTGACCAGAAAGGAAATCCGACGTTATTTACATTAGTCACCAAGAACCCAGCACGGATCTATCTATGATTTAAGAACAGCTCCTTCGGTTATCTTCCAACCTGACTTGGTATACGCCATCTCGTACCTGGTGGTGTAGGTGGTACTGCAGGAATCGTTATGCTCGGGGTGAGCATCGTCGGTCAACTTAGCAGATTCCTCGATTGTAGCCTCCACTGTCGACCGACGGCCATTTAAGGACACAGTGATACTATCGATCGTCACACCTAGTAGACTGTACTCCCAGAACCAGCCATGCTGCTCGATCTCAACAGCTCGATCGGTCCATATCTTCAGCATTCGGCCATCCAGAATCTGTCcagaattttaaaagttattgTCATGTTTCAGAGGGAAATACTATTATACAAGCATC is a window encoding:
- the LOC121982475 gene encoding PHAF1 protein At3g51130-like; protein product: MQHLQHQPRSGASAAPRRRCEGTAMGAITLDLRPGLGIGPFTLGMPLHEAIAQLELQRNIYDDIYAKYCDEEPLNMDIVISFPDHGFHIRFDPWSQRLRLIEVYDVKRLQMRYAMSLIGGPSTLATFVAVYTLFGPTFPGTYDKDRGTYTLFYPGLSFAFPIPSQYAYCCQNAEVSTELPLEFPDGTTPVACRVCIYDGSSDSKVGVGSLLDQAIVPPLPAGSLYMEEVHAKLGEELWFTVGGQHIPFGASPQDIWTELGPPCGIYQKQVDQMVIHSASDPRPRTTLCGDYFYNYFSRGLDILFDGQTHRIKKFVLHTNFPGHSDFDSYMKCNFVIYDSDVEGTIQIGKMTKNCITSSTKWEQIKEILGDSGPAAIQTQGSMNSPFGSTFVYGYPNVAFEIMKNGHIATVTLFRS